CACTAGGAGTAGGAGCACTGTTAGTATTGCTCACCGTGTGTGTAGAGGGCGTCAGAGACCGCATGGAACCGTTGGAGGGGACTCTGGTatgctgttgatgctgctgttgaacCCGCGGAGGCACAGGAGACGAAGGTAATGGCTTGTCTGCAAATGCAGGAGGGAGCGGTTTGTCGGCAACAGGAGCCGTGAATCTGGTCTGCTGAACTTGCGGCTGTTTGACCAAATCCTCATCTAgctcatcatcgtcgtcatcatcgaTAATTCGAGGTTTATGATCTCTGTAGTAGTTTTCAAACTCGGACCGATGCTCCTCTAAGGTCAGTTCCCGCTGTTGAACAGTGTCTGCTGAATGTATACTGGCTGTGTCGTTTGTATACGTCTGAGCGAGTGGGGtgtcatcctcctcgtcttcatcctcctcatcttcgtcctcctcgtccaccttTAGTGACATGAGTAAGCCTCCAATACTGCTGTTTGTGCTGATGATGGACGTTTGTCTGTGGTTGTAGGAGAAGTCCTGCGAGTCGCGCGACACTATAGACGAGGCCGACGATGTCCTTCGCGGGTTCCATTCTCCATATTGATTGTATCCAAACTGATCTGTCACTCCTCCCATAGTTTCGGTTGATTCGATCGAGGTGATCGAGGCGTTGGAGGGCAGAACGTCCGAGTCCAGTCGCTTGGACATTTTGTTGGTCTTTTTGGACAATATGTCCAACGGCGAGAGATTGTTGAAGTCCATTCTTGGGTCTGTTGGAGAGAATGGACGGTTGATTTGGTTGGGGACGTGGgtttttggttttggtggttttggtggtgCACTTGGGTCGATTCTACTGGTGCAAAACTCTCGAGGTGTCGTTGTCTCTGCTTATCTGCTCCCGCGCACTCGGCTGCGTGTTCGACCGGTGCTCCAAGGGCTGTAGTCCGCTGGTGAAAGGTGTGGACTGGTGTATGGTCGCGTACCCCTTCTTTCTCCGCGTCACCCAACTTGTGGAACCTAAAAAAAGACTAACGTCTGGACCACATGTGATGTCACCATACATATAGGGGTGCATGAGGGTGAGGAGAAGGGAGCGTTTTGGGGCCGGTAAAGAATGATTTGTCGGAGAAAGTGGGTCCTTATATACACAAACAAAACGTCTGTTCAAAATCCCActtgccctcctcctcaccaCACCACACGGCACACACTAGTGTGTCTCAAACACCCGCTCACGCACTCGCTGCAAACTACGAGAGGCAGCCAACAGGCATACTTTTACCACGAGCCATGTCTGCTGATACTTTTTCAAATGCCAAATTCCATAGAGCTGAGAGCATAAGCGGACGAGAGTGCAAACGCTACCTCCGATACAATTCTATGGAGAGCAAAGATACGTGATCCAAAAATATCCCGACATTACGTGTACAAGTGGAGCATCTACGAGACGCAGCAGACCAACCGGTTCTAGCACGGAATGAGACGGCAACACTCTCACTCTCACATCCTTGTGCGGTCTATGCACTGACGCGGATGGCACAGGCGCGAAGCGAACATCTCCCTCGTTTATTTGCTCGGCCTTCGAGTACGTATTTGTATGAATTTCTACGAATACGCATGAGTACTCGGAAACTCGGAATTATGGAAATGCAGAGCAAAACGACCATACACTATGTATTTCTGAGCTGGGTTCTGAAACACGAGACTACGAGATCTACCCGTCGCATGGTTAGGGTTGGGGAGGGAGGGTTAGAGATGGCTctcagtacgagtacagtgAGTACagtgagtacagtacgagaaCAACCCTATCGGACCCCACTTATCATACACATGTGCAATTAAGCAAGCTGTGGTTACTGTATCTTGAAAGATATCATTTTCGTTCAgatggtgtgtgtgggtgtgaCATCATTGTGCCGTTCTCTTATGGCCCGTCCGTCGTATCGCCGTTTGTTGAACTCACTTTGACACTGCTTTTCGGGGCACGTCCGTGGATGAAGTTTTGGTGGGATTCCCGATTCGCCATAGCTATAAGTATTGCACGTACAGGCGATGGAGATCTTTACGAGAATCAAAGTGTAGAGATCGAAGGGTGATGTTATGCTGAGAGGTATGCGATTTTTTGGTCATAATTGCCCTGCTGGGGAGGCTGTCGAGAAGGCTTCTGACGCTTCTACTGAAGCCCTGCTGAAGCCCTGCTGAAGCTGCTATTGCTGAAGCTGCTATTACTGCAgatgctgctcctgctgacgatgatgacggCGATGAGGATCTGTCTGATCTTGAGAAGGATGGGATCAAGAACGCTGCTGTTGGAGATTACGACGACGACTAGAACAAGATGAGCGCCCACCGACATGGGTGCAGAGCTCAGGCAAGAAGATACTCCAGAAGTGAGCCACCAAGGGCTCGAGGGCCGCGTCGATCCCAGCCTCAATCTCCCGTCGTCCATATGTGAGTGATCgatctcgtcctcatcgtcgtccCACAGGGATTgtgttgttcttgttcCCCTattatttcttttttcgGCGCAACAGCGGGTTTTTGCTATGGAGGACTGGCGATGGAGAAAaaggagaaagagaagacaTTGCTGGTTGGCCTCCTCTGTGTTCCGCGTGTGTTAGAGACCTGGAATAGAGGCCTAGAAGCTACAGTATCTTCCCATGAGTATCATATGTCCACAATTACGAGCACCCTAACCATCATCATTGCGCATTGTCATCCTGTTGGTCTGCTGTTCAAAAACGGTCAAAAAAGTACACTGCTACCGAAAGGCAGCGAAATTGAATATTTGACGAGTAATGGGCGGCTTTGAGGTACCTACTGTAACCCGGGACAGTCCCTCAAACTAGTACTACTGCAAAGACATGGTTACATTTCTCCTAGCTATGATCTCAACCACCCCAAGAGCACCAATCAAAGTCAATTAATTTACATATACTTTAGTTGACTCTTCCAGATGATTTGATGGGTCCTGAATGACCACCAAAACACGGAAGAGCAGCGGACAAGGCTCTAATGGTTCAGAGCCTTGTCAAAGGTTGCTTGGAGGGAGTTAGCAAGTACGGAACGGTACAGCtccgagtacttgtacatgttcGAGTAAGTCTTGGAGTTCTGATTCTGGCAGATCTATGATTATGTACATGCTCTCACACTCCAACAGCCCAATGTtgctgtacctgtactcgtactgtactgtaccaataAAATCAGTTGACACACACACTGAGATCTATCCTTCCTACAGCCTCTTATGAACCTCATCCTCAGCACACTCTTTCAGCCCTGACGACAACCTTGAACCTTGTCTACTACATACCCAGTAGAACTGAAGACCTATTACAAAGCATCTCAGACACCAATAAATAAATGGCGATTCATTAATCAATTCAAATGTCTCATTGGACTGACTCTATACCCTCGTATCCGCCTAAACCGCCTTGTATCAGCTTTGCACTGCGTCATCGTCGGACGCACTCTCCACTTTGGCCTGTCGCGAGATCAAAGCCTGAGTAACCActccactacttgtacatactactcTCCACCAGATGTGCAAGCTGGTTCACGTGTTGCTCGAGCCcacgtacaagtacagcatATCCGGACCATGCGAATCTCTCGTACCCTAGGCTGTCCCAAATAAATCACTCACATAATACCTCTCCACCCAACCACTGTCCGTTCTCCACGGAATACCTAATAGCCGCGAGGGCAAACTGAGACAAAGCGTGGATGGGCGCATGAATGGAAGGGCGGAAGTGCGCATCCGAAGGTCCATCCGAAGCGGGCTCCAAaaaaatttaaaaaaagACCACATGAGTACCGCAAAACGGGACGTTGACGAATTTGCCAGAGGCACCAGAGGTGCATCTCTTGATAcatgtttttttcactCGACAGGTCAAACGCACCGTTGAATGGAACGTCTTGGCAAACATGTAGCGAGCACCGCAGGCGTCCCAGCTATAGCGCACACAATAGTCCATGGTGCATGGAACCCAGCTGGATCGTCGCTTATCTTCATCAGATTGGGCCATGTCTGTTCATTTATGATTTCATTTTTGCATTGTTGGCTGAAAAACGTTGGGGTCTAGCTCCCAGGCCGGCCCCAGTTGGCCAGACAATAGACTTTCAGCGGTGCTCAAAACAACTCAGGACCCTAACCCAAATGACTCTCTCACGTGATGATAGTCATGGAGACTCGGTAGGCTTGAGTCACCTGCATAATTGCTCCGACAAAAACACAACCTCCAAGCCGCGCTATGAAATGACGGAAAATCACGATAATGAACACGGAGCTGCCACCCGGCTCTCGTCCCCGTTTTCCAAGTCCACCAAGCTGCCGTCCATGCTCCACGCCATCTCCAAAACGCCCGCAGACTCGCCACTGAGTGaagaaacaaacacaagcaTAACTGCTACGAGCGGGACTGAAGAAAAGACCACTAGCGACGACAATGCCGCGGAAGGACCGGTCACAGCCACAAACGCGTCTGCCGCCAGCGTGGCCCCGGATAACCAACCCACAGGCTCGAGTTTTACGCCGCAAAATGCCAAACCAACCACCCCTCTGGCTTcgaaacaaacacaagcaCAGCCCACCAGCCCGGACAACAcggaggacaagaagaagggcggAGTGACGCAGAGCATCAGGGAGAAGCTCAACTTCCAGGACGAAAAGCTGTGGAAACGCTTCTCCAGCCGCCGTCTGGATCTCATTGATTCCATGGCCCTGTCGTCCAAAAAGGCCAGTGAACAGGACGTGGAAATCTCCAATGTGGCAAACACGTTGCGCGAGGAGTACGGCTATCCTCCCGAGACGGCTGCAGATTTTGATCGACTAGTTCGAGCAGGAATCCAGTCTGTGCGACGAAACAGGAAACGAGTGCCACGGTTCAAGCGAAGCTCCCATGTCGTTTCCCAGGGCCATCACCCTCAACGAGTCAATTTCCTGGCCGCAATGGCCGGACCTATGCATCCCCATCATGGTTCGCCTGCCCACGCCGCAGATAACGGTCACAATGGAGTTGCCacccctcctccagccatGTCACCCGTGAAACGTCACCGGTCTGAAGAAGACGCATCGGTGGCCCTGCAGAGCCTGCGctaccagcagcaggcccaCGGCCCAACGACGCTGCCATCAGTCACGTCATTGAGTCTCGGGATCCCTGCCGAGCACTTAAAAATCGCTTGCGATCGGTTTCTGTCATTCGTCGCTCGCTCGCATTCTGGAAAGGAGCCTCCTTCGTCCAATTTGGAAGCTTTAGGACGAGGTGTGCTGGAATCCGCAGTCGCCTTCATGCTGGAGCGTCACCAGCCCAAAGACAAGCACGATAGCTTGCGGGAGAAGCTGCTTTCCGAGCCTACCACCGCACACGTGGTTCAGACCCTGAACCTGCGCCCCCAACCTGCCCCCGGGACATCCTCTGCGTCTCCCTTCTTCCATAACCTCATTGGAGGTTGTGCCAAGGACTTTGGATTTGATGCAATTGTGCATGCTCTGGGAAACATTTACCTCGAGCTAGTCCCTCAGTACGTGGGACCCGTGGCTGGACGAGCACCAGTGACATCTCACACTCCCCACTctgcacctcctccacgaTATGGACCCACCCTGCCTGGGTACAAGTCAGTGACGTTTCGGTTCATGGACAAGAAAATGGACTTTAGTTTCTCTGTGAACGAGACCCCGCCAACTTTGtacgagctgctcgagaacGGCATCAAGACTTTCCATATCAtggtggaggacaaggTGCTGCACATTCGCAGCCACGAGGATCGGGAGCTGGTCAAGTCCGACTACGACGTAAAAATGGTCTTTTCTCGACCTTCCGTGGATGTGgagttcttctttcctcTTCTGCCTACGCCCAACGCTACGAACATGCGTTATATGGATTCTCCGTCGTTTCAGAAGTTACTCTAGACATCAAGAGCCTCCTTCCAAGTTACTTTTTACAAATAGCCGGGGCCTTATGTCGTTCTTTACAGTTACCCAACCAGGAAAGTGTTATAGCACGGCTCTGGCTGTGGATGCCTGTTTTGGTCTGATGTGCGCCTTTGCAGCATTGATCCGTTCACCACAATGAAACCTCATCCAAAAACTTCACTCCaaaaaataataatttGGTGGGTCCATATCTTTCCCCAGCCTTCCTGGGCTCGGAGCGACTTTTGCATCCTATTTATTTGGTCTGTGTCCCCACCATATCAGACCCTCATCATTACTCTCACACAACACTTACAATACTACAATGATGTTCATGAGCCTAGTTTCTCTTGCTCTGCTGGTTGTGGCTGCTCCAGTGACTACCTCTCCCGAAGCCCCTGCTGACCAGATTCTGGTCGTGTCACCCGCCGACCTCAATGTTCAAGGAACTGATATTGTCTATCGGCCTACTGTTGGCGCTTCGGACCCCGACTATCGTCCCGATCTGAGCATCAACGTGGCTAACGGCCGTGTGGAAATCGACATTGCCGGAACCCCCACGAATGCCACCTTGCATACCTCCTCCAATGGACATTTTGGCTACGCTCCGGTCGGACAGACGGCTCTGAAGTGGTCTCAGGACGGCTCCGCTGCCACCTTGACCTACAATGGTTCCCCCTACTTTTACGCTTGTGTCGAGGGATCTGAGCAGTACATTTACGTGCAGATTCCTGGCATTGCCGCCCATTGTGCTTCTCCTCAGTGGATGAAGATTAGTGCTTAGATGTGAATGAATTTTACGACTTGAGTGTGCCAGTAATCTCCAAAGAACGAATGTTAATGAATCTATTATGCAATTTAgttttatatatatatacaagtgTCTGTTTTTGTGAGTatggttgtgtttggtggCTACACTACCACCATGGTATACTTGTGTTTCTTCATGGCGTTATGCGAGTAGGTGCCCCAGGTGACGCTCTGCGGGAGAGTTGTACATCGGATAAACGTAGCTATCGGGCACTGGGCGACGATATGGCCCTTTCTCTTGCATTTGATGCAGCAGTTATCTCCGGTGACAAAGTGGGCTCGGATGGGACTGGAGTTTCTGCTTTCTTTGCCCCAGGCAGGATCGACGTTGAACAGCAGATCGAATCTGTATCCCAGCGAGGCCACGTTTCTGAACTCCACCTTGACAGCGATCACGTTGGTTGTCAGCTCCTTGTGATTCTTATGCGTGTAGACTCGGTAGTTTCGGTCTAGAGTGATCCCCTCGTCAAAGGCCTGGAACTCCTTTTCAAGTCCAAACAGCCATGGATTCAGGCGAGAGGCACTGCTCTTGTCAAACGGATCAAACCAGTCTGGAGCGTACATGAAGTACAGCGATCGAGAAACCTCAGCTTTCATGGACGGCCGGAAAAAATCTTTAGCTGCCATTTTGGCCACCCAGAATTGCGTGGGTTTGCGGGATTTCGGATCGGGAGCCCTTGGACGCTTATTATTGATCATATCAAGGTCTGGAATACGGCAGGTGGGGAAAAAGatgtcgtcttcgtcaCTGTCCGTCTCATAGTAGCTGCTTCCGCTGTCACTGTCGCTCTCCTCGCTCTCCAACGAAGATGTGTGGCTGTCGTTATGGTGGCTGGGATGCAGAGCGGGCGGAACAGCGTCGCTGATGGTGAGTTGGTCGTGTGTATCCTCATTCCTTCTCATGCCGTGCCTTTGTTGTATCTGGTGGAAAGAATCGAGCTTCTAAAAGTTCCTGAAAAGTTCATGTACATGCGATATGCTAGGTTAGGGTTGGTCAGGTGGATTTGAGATGCCTTTGTTGGGCAAAGTAGCTGGCGGATTCGGATGGAAACAGTCTAGGGGTTTTCATAGTCCTTGTAATTTTCGATTTATTGCTTTTCCGTACATTTTTTTCGCCAAAAACCCCCATTGATTAACACCTCTAGCTCCCTCAACCATCATCCGAAACTCATCACCTCCcggtggccaagctggtttAAGGCGCGAGACTGTAATGGAATGAATTGTAATCTTGAGATCGGGCGTTCGACTCGCCCCCGGGAGATGGTACTGATCACTCTGTGATCGACTTCTTTTTTCGATCCGCTTTTTGCATGTCATCCTTACAGCGTCACCTACCAATCCAAACTAAATGTGTGTGAAGATACCGCTGATGTCTTCACTCAGAGCATCAGCGAAAAGTTTTCCGTGGCCTAAAGCAGTGACATAATCCACCCCAATCACTTTGATAGATGTTGTACATCTGCTTATCACGTCAGCTCCAACTAATGTCAATTTTCGCCGGCTAGTTAGGCTACTCAACACCTTCCATAGCTCCTACCCACTCGGAAATACCAATTCGCCTGGCTAGCTCAATCGGTAGAGCGTGAGACTCTTATTCAAAGcaatctcaaggctgt
The Yarrowia lipolytica chromosome 1A, complete sequence genome window above contains:
- a CDS encoding uncharacterized protein (Compare to YALI0A07843g, similar to Saccharomyces cerevisiae YER064C and VHR1 (YIL056W); ancestral locus Anc_7.246, weakly similar to DEHA0B02431g Debaryomyces hansenii IPF 9322.1) → MFFSLDRSNAPLNGTSWQTCSEHRRRPSYSAHNSPWCMEPSWIVAYLHQIGPCLFIYDFIFALLAEKRWGLAPRPAPVGQTIDFQRCSKQLRTLTQMTLSRDDSHGDSVGLSHLHNCSDKNTTSKPRYEMTENHDNEHGAATRLSSPFSKSTKLPSMLHAISKTPADSPLSEETNTSITATSGTEEKTTSDDNAAEGPVTATNASAASVAPDNQPTGSSFTPQNAKPTTPLASKQTQAQPTSPDNTEDKKKGGVTQSIREKLNFQDEKLWKRFSSRRLDLIDSMALSSKKASEQDVEISNVANTLREEYGYPPETAADFDRLVRAGIQSVRRNRKRVPRFKRSSHVVSQGHHPQRVNFLAAMAGPMHPHHGSPAHAADNGHNGVATPPPAMSPVKRHRSEEDASVALQSLRYQQQAHGPTTLPSVTSLSLGIPAEHLKIACDRFLSFVARSHSGKEPPSSNLEALGRGVLESAVAFMLERHQPKDKHDSLREKLLSEPTTAHVVQTLNLRPQPAPGTSSASPFFHNLIGGCAKDFGFDAIVHALGNIYLELVPQYVGPVAGRAPVTSHTPHSAPPPRYGPTLPGYKSVTFRFMDKKMDFSFSVNETPPTLYELLENGIKTFHIMVEDKVLHIRSHEDRELVKSDYDVKMVFSRPSVDVEFFFPLLPTPNATNMRYMDSPSFQKLL
- a CDS encoding uncharacterized protein (Compare to YALI0A07887g, weakly similar to uniprot|Q8NIP4 Yarrowia lipolytica Gag- like protein), which encodes MRRNEDTHDQLTISDAVPPALHPSHHNDSHTSSLESEESDSDSGSSYYETDSDEDDIFFPTCRIPDLDMINNKRPRAPDPKSRKPTQFWVAKMAAKDFFRPSMKAEVSRSLYFMYAPDWFDPFDKSSASRLNPWLFGLEKEFQAFDEGITLDRNYRVYTHKNHKELTTNVIAVKVEFRNVASLGYRFDLLFNVDPAWGKESRNSSPIRAHFVTGDNCCIKCKRKGHIVAQCPIATFIRCTTLPQSVTWGTYSHNAMKKHKYTMVVV
- a CDS encoding uncharacterized protein (Compare to YALI0A07821g, similar to Saccharomyces cerevisiae DSF2 (YBR007C); ancestral locus Anc_3.196, weakly similar to uniprot|P38213 Saccharomyces cerevisiae YBR007c Hypothetical 82.4 kDa protein in UGA5- FLR1 intergenic region), whose translation is MDFNNLSPLDILSKKTNKMSKRLDSDVLPSNASITSIESTETMGGVTDQFGYNQYGEWNPRRTSSASSIVSRDSQDFSYNHRQTSIISTNSSIGGLLMSLKVDEEDEDEEDEDEEDDTPLAQTYTNDTASIHSADTVQQRELTLEEHRSEFENYYRDHKPRIIDDDDDDELDEDLVKQPQVQQTRFTAPVADKPLPPAFADKPLPSSPVPPRVQQQHQQHTRVPSNGSMRSLTPSTHTVSNTNSAPTPSAGGPVGGVGNASSATIPLPSNSATADEHLSAGITFHEHGKLRESAYQFQTAANMGEPTAMLLYGLALRHGWGLRQNPEEAVKWLKRATNIFFDAGNDKGNRSSTADLLKTLGKADTVTGGSGTSNVKKSRVGLALYELGMSYLHSWGAGKDEDSALQYFELAGTLGDGDALCEAANIWMKNGGNGRKKNLHRAAELYRQAEDRGVVIVGNHWIYKDKYMPKKDKKKDKGFLKKK
- a CDS encoding uncharacterized protein (Compare to YALI0A07865g, no similarity), with the protein product MMFMSLVSLALLVVAAPVTTSPEAPADQILVVSPADLNVQGTDIVYRPTVGASDPDYRPDLSINVANGRVEIDIAGTPTNATLHTSSNGHFGYAPVGQTALKWSQDGSAATLTYNGSPYFYACVEGSEQYIYVQIPGIAAHCASPQWMKISA